The candidate division WOR-3 bacterium genomic interval AATAATTCAAAACGCCGAAGTAATAGACCTATCCGGAAAGCCTTTGCTACCAGGTTTCACGGATTGTCATACACACCTTAACCAGTGGGGGTTATCGCTCTCTGGACCGCACCTGGGCGACGCCCAAAGCAAGGAAGAATCCCTGCAGATAATATCGGATTTCATGTCCAAAAATCCTTCTTTCGAACATTTCGTCGCCTGCGACTACGACGAAAGTTTTTGGAGCGAAAAGGCCGGATTCAGCAAAAATGAACTCGATTCAATTTCACCAAAAAAACCGCTTGTCGCGAGAAGAATATGCGGACACTTAGCAGTCGCGAACACTTCAGCACTTGCTTATATCGATTCAAAAAAATCCGATTACCAAAATTTCTCGCCGGAGATGATAGACAGAAAAAGCGGCGTTTTAAAAGAAATTCCCGTTTTGAGGATCAACGAAATTTTCCCTCCAGGAGAAAAACTTTTAGAATCAGCCCTGAAAAACGCTGTTAAAAAATACCATTCTTTTGGGGTCACTTCGGTGGGCGAAATAACTTCCAACTCCTCCAGAAGGAAAATCCTCAACCTCGACGGGCTGAAAATGAAATTCAGGTTTGCCGCTGTTGAAAAAAATTTCGACGATTGCCTTAAAAATAAAGGCGAAATCGACGAAATAATAGCTCTGAAGATTTTTTTGGATGGATCCATAGGCGCTCGGACCGCGGCGGTTTCTTTTAAATGGACCGACGACGAAAACTCGGGTTTTTTGCTTATGGACAGTGAAAATATTAATTCCTACGTCATCAAAGCCCTCGACCATGGTAAAATGGTCTGGTCGCACGCCATTGGAGACAGAGCTATAAGACAGATTCTCGATGTTTATGAAAATTTCAACCCCGAGGACAGAAAGCATTTCCGTATAGAACATTTTGAACTCCCCCGTTTAGACGATATAAAAAGAGCGTCAGACCTCGGAATTTTTCTGAGCATGCAGCCCAATTTTATCAGGGCTTGGTCAGGTCCCGGTGGACTCTACGAAAATTGCATTCCCCAAGACGTTTACCGAAACAACAACCCGATATCCATGATTCAAAACCTGGGCGGCAGGATATGTTTCGGCTCAGACACGATGCCCCCGGGTCCATTCTGGGGGATAAAAGGAACGGTGAACGCATGGCTTGAATCTCAGAGAATCACAACCAAAGAAGCCATAGAGTACTACACCTTACACTCCGCACAATCTCTGGAAGATCTGGACAGAGGTGAAATTGCCAAAGGCTATCGAGCTGACTTGATAGTATTGTCGGTCATACCCGACCAGGACAACCTCGACGAAGTTAGAGTAGAAAAAGTCTTTATAGACGGCGAAATTGCGTATGGTTGACATTCACTGTCACCTTCTTCCAGGCGTCGACGACGGATCCTCTAATTGGGATGAGACCATGGATCTCGCACGTGAAATGCAGGACTTGGGTTTTAAAAAAATAGTCGCGACACCTCATTGTTACAATAATGGTTTTGACTCATCTTTAATAAAATCACTTACTGAAAAAGCCTCGAAAAACTTTTCGGAAAAAGGTGTCAAAATAGAAGTTATGCCTGGAGCTGAAATTTATTATGACGATTCGGTTTCGTTTGAACCCTCTTTTCACCTTGGCTTGACCCTCGGTGATTCAAAATACATACTCGTAGAATTCGGCTTTCTCGGGATTCCACAGCGGTTTGAAAATTTCAGGTTTAGCGCAGAGACTCACGGACTTGGAGTAATCCTCGCCCATCCCTGCCGATATCCCTACCTTGCTCTGAAAAACCTCGAAAAATTGGTACTCAACGGGACGCTTGTCCAGCTGAACCTCGGGGCTCTTTCCGGAAAATACGGCTTTGAGGCCGAGAACAGATGCAAAAAGATTCTTCAAGCAGGTCTTAGCCATTTTTTGGCTACTGATTCACACGGTTTAAACCGCTGGAACCGCACACTCGCAGAGGAATTGGAGACGGCGAAAAAAATTATCGGAGAAAAGGAGTTTTACTATTTAACTGGAGAAAATCCACAAAAAATTTTCAACGGCGCAAAAGCTTCATCAATCGCTCCCGTTGAAGTCAAAATAAAGACCGGAAAATTTTTTGGGGTTTGAAACCGAAAGATCGGTTTTAGCAATTTTCAGGTATCGGATTTATCTCCACAAGGATATTCCCTTTCCTTGTTTTCAATCTTATAAATCCTTTTGAGTATCATCTCCTGCTGTTTTGATATTCCCGCCAATTTTTCACCGACAATTCCGAGCATGAATGAAAGAAATCCTCCCAGGACAAGAAGAATGACGAGATATAAAAGAGGCCTGTAACCGTGGGAGAGCAACCTGAGCACGAGAGCCAAAAAAGCGACAACACCTCCGAATGCCATGGACAACAACCCAACTGTCCCGAAGACGAGCATTGGTTTTTTCATAATTCTTATTTCGGAAAAAACGCCCAGGAGGTCGAGAATACCTATAGGTATTCTCATCGCTGTGAATTTTGACTTACCGCTCTTTCTCGGATGTAAATTGACGTCAATCTCCCCTATCGCCGCGCCGGATTCATAGGCGAGAATTACAATATACCTGTGCCATTCTTTTCTCAAAGGGACGGAAACGATTGATTTCCTGTTGTACGCTTTTATCGAATTCATGTCTTTTACCGGTATTCTGAAAAGAAATTTTCCTAAAGAATTGTAGATATTTGAAACGAATCTTTTCTCATACTTACCTATTTTTTTCCCTGTGACGACGTCGTACTCGCCGTTTACCACGGGTCCCGCGAGTCTTTCAATGTCATCCACTTCGAATTGAAGGTCGGCGGGAAAAAAGACAAAAACGTCTGATCTCGCCGCTTCATGCCCTGTTTCAAGAGATTTCGTTATTCCCAACCTTCGGGGATGTTTTATGGTTGTAATCCATTCATCATCCTTTGTCAGCTCTTTTAAAACTTTTCCTGTCCCGTCTTTGCTGCCGTCGTCGACGATGACGACCTCAAAGTTAAAACGGCTTTTTCCCTTCAGGAATTTCAGAGAAGACACAAGTTCAGGGATGTTGTTCTCTTCGTCGCAGGCTGGAATGATCGCAGTATAATCATATCTCATCGATTCCTCCTCTTCCGAACTTCATCATAGGCAAAAAAATCAAGCCGCTGAGGCTGACAAAAAGCGAAACTATGTAATAAAAAAGCGACAGGGTCAGAGCTTCGGCAGACGAACAGCCAGTGTTGCCGAGCAAAAGTACCACAGAAGCTTCTCTTGGTCCTAGTCCTCCCGGCGTTGGTATCATTGACACAACGTTGATAAAAGGAAGGTATCCGAGAAGAGATGTGAACGAGACTCCGTCAAGGTTCAGAGCTCTGGCGAGAAAATACATATTCAGCGTCAAAAAAAACTGAAGGAGCATTGAAAAAAAGACCGCCTTGAAAGCCGTTGAAGGCCTGTCCATGTAGCTTTTAAAGGCTTCATACAGAGTGACAATTCTTGAACCAATTTTCAGAAAACGCATTTTCTTAACGTTGAAAGTTATGAATTCAAAAAATCTTCGATTTGAAAACAGTACCAGGAAAACCACCATGAAGACCAAAATCGAAAGTTCCACGCAGAAAATCAAAAAAGAGTGCTTCACTCCCATATAGAGTGGAAAACAAACTATTCCGAGGAGTATCATTCCTATCAACCCGAAAAAACGGTCGGCGAGGAGGGAACTGAAAACCTCTCCTTTCTTTTTTGTGATTGAAAAGGCATAAGCGCCTCTTATTGCGTCCATGCCTATAGATGCCGGAAGTATATTGTTGTAGAGGTAGCCTATGAACTGAATTTTAATAGTCGTAAAAAATTTTATTTTGTTTCCATGCGAGGTCAAAAGCAGGTGCCATCTCTCGACAGACTGCATAATCGCTGTTATGTTCGCTATGACAGCGGCGGCTACGAAAAAAAGATTGCTCGAAAGCACAAGACCGAGCATTCCCAGCCAAAGGTT includes:
- a CDS encoding glycosyltransferase family 2 protein translates to MRYDYTAIIPACDEENNIPELVSSLKFLKGKSRFNFEVVIVDDGSKDGTGKVLKELTKDDEWITTIKHPRRLGITKSLETGHEAARSDVFVFFPADLQFEVDDIERLAGPVVNGEYDVVTGKKIGKYEKRFVSNIYNSLGKFLFRIPVKDMNSIKAYNRKSIVSVPLRKEWHRYIVILAYESGAAIGEIDVNLHPRKSGKSKFTAMRIPIGILDLLGVFSEIRIMKKPMLVFGTVGLLSMAFGGVVAFLALVLRLLSHGYRPLLYLVILLVLGGFLSFMLGIVGEKLAGISKQQEMILKRIYKIENKEREYPCGDKSDT
- a CDS encoding flippase-like domain-containing protein is translated as MFFSIVILFVVFYKVQKDQGAIWAESHGGENLWLGMLGLVLSSNLFFVAAAVIANITAIMQSVERWHLLLTSHGNKIKFFTTIKIQFIGYLYNNILPASIGMDAIRGAYAFSITKKKGEVFSSLLADRFFGLIGMILLGIVCFPLYMGVKHSFLIFCVELSILVFMVVFLVLFSNRRFFEFITFNVKKMRFLKIGSRIVTLYEAFKSYMDRPSTAFKAVFFSMLLQFFLTLNMYFLARALNLDGVSFTSLLGYLPFINVVSMIPTPGGLGPREASVVLLLGNTGCSSAEALTLSLFYYIVSLFVSLSGLIFLPMMKFGRGGIDEI
- a CDS encoding amidohydrolase family protein, producing the protein MKRFVLKNCLLYPNYEKKDVMIENGTIKALENPGIIQNAEVIDLSGKPLLPGFTDCHTHLNQWGLSLSGPHLGDAQSKEESLQIISDFMSKNPSFEHFVACDYDESFWSEKAGFSKNELDSISPKKPLVARRICGHLAVANTSALAYIDSKKSDYQNFSPEMIDRKSGVLKEIPVLRINEIFPPGEKLLESALKNAVKKYHSFGVTSVGEITSNSSRRKILNLDGLKMKFRFAAVEKNFDDCLKNKGEIDEIIALKIFLDGSIGARTAAVSFKWTDDENSGFLLMDSENINSYVIKALDHGKMVWSHAIGDRAIRQILDVYENFNPEDRKHFRIEHFELPRLDDIKRASDLGIFLSMQPNFIRAWSGPGGLYENCIPQDVYRNNNPISMIQNLGGRICFGSDTMPPGPFWGIKGTVNAWLESQRITTKEAIEYYTLHSAQSLEDLDRGEIAKGYRADLIVLSVIPDQDNLDEVRVEKVFIDGEIAYG